The region CCGAGGGCCGGTACGTCGTCGATGTGCACCTCGCCCTGCGGGGACCCGCCCAGGGTGTCCGCGAGGACCCGTTCCTTGCCGACGTTCTTGGCCGCGGCGGCGGCCGGGTCGGCGAGGGCGGCGCCGTCGCCGCCGCCGAGCAGGTTGGTGCCGGACCAGGCGCGAACCGCCAGCGCGCGCTGCGCGAACATCGGGCCGAGCACCGACCGCAGCAGGGTCTGGCCCGTCTTGCCGTCGCGGCCGGCGTACGGGAGGCCGCCGGCGCGTGCCGTCGAGGCCAGCGCCGGGTGGTGCAGGCCGGTGGACGGGGTGAAGTTCACGTAGGGGCAGCCGGCCGCCAGCGCTGCCGCCGCGTACAGCGAGCTCGGAGGCAGGGCGGAGCCCACGGGTGCGGGTTCGGTGGAGGCCACGTTCAGCACGACCGCACGGGTCAGGTCCCGTCGTCGTACGAAGTCGCGCAGGTCGGCCGCGAAGGCGTCCACGAGTTCGGAGTCGTCCCGTGTGTCGCCGGGGGCAGGGCCGCCGGGGCGGATCTCCGCGTCGGCGGCCTCCAGTTCGGCCGCGATCGCCGAGGGGAGGCCGGATGGCAGCACACCACCGGCGGCCAGGGCCTCGGCTCGTTTCGGCAGTGGGCAGTTCACGGTGTCGTGGCCGCCGAAGACGAGGGAGGACAGGGTGGGCAGGCCGCACTCGGCGAAGAGGGATGTCTCGGTGACCATGCCCGTCGGGGGGTGCAGGCCGGCGGTGAGGGCCGCGCAGCCCGCGATGACGGTGGTGGCGACGGAGCCGCGGGCTCCGATCAGCCACACCCCCACCCGAGGTTCGGAAAGGGACGCGGGCATGGGGGACATGGGCAGCCTCCTTGTCGTACGTCAGCCACACAGGAGATGAGGAGAGAGGAGAGAGATGCGCGGCGGGCGAGACGGCGGGCGGGGGTCCGGCGTCCCCCGCCCGCCGCCGGTCAGTCGCCCTTCGTGGGCAGTTCCTTGATCCGGACGTCGCGGAAGGACACCTGGTCGTCGGCTCCGTGGTTCTGGAGGCCGATGTGTCCGTCGCGCAGGCTTCGTACCGGATCGGTGTTGGTGAAATCGTTGATCTTCACGCCGTTGAGCCAGACGCGGAGGCGCTCGCCCTCCACGCGGATCTCGTACGTGTTCCACTCCCCCGGCGGGTTCAGCGCACGGTCGCGCTTCTTCAGGTCGGCGGACTGGAAGCTGTACACGGCCCCGGTGGTGCGGTCGGGGGCGTCGGTCGCGTCGATCTGGATCTCGTAGCCCTTGTCGACGGCCGACCAGGGGTCGTCGGACTCCGGAAACCCGACGAACACTCCGGAGTTGTCGTCCCCGGCCACCCGCCAGTCCAGCTTCAGCGAGTACGAGCCGAACTCTGAACCGGCGTACCAGAGCATCCCCAGGCCGCCGTGCGACGTCAGCGTCCCGTCGTCGCTCAGCGAGAACGAGCCCGGGCCCGCCTGTTTCCACGCCGTCAGCGACTCGGTCGTGCCGTCGAAGAGCGGTCGGTAGCCGTTCTCCGGGCGGCAGTCGGCCTGGGCGGCGCCGATGGCGTACCGGATGCCGCCCAGCAGGTGCTGCCGGAAGGCGGGTTCGGCGTACGACTCCTTGGTGTGGCCGCCCCCGGTGTAGAAGGCGCGGCCGCCCCGGTACTCCTGGCACCAGGCGATCGGATGGTCGCCGCTCATCGTGCCGCCGGTGTACGAGGACTCGTCGAGCGAGGCGAGGACGTGGGCCCGGTCGCGCGGATCGGAGCGGTAGTTGTACCACTCGTCCGTGCGCTCCCAGGATCTCGGGAGCCCCGAGGTCGCCGGGTGGGAGCGGTCCTCGACGGTGACCGTCGCGGGCTGGATCGCGGGGTGCGACTGGAAGTACGCGCCCGCGAGGCCGCCGTAGAAGGCCCAGTCGTACTCGGTGTCGGCGGCCGCGTGGATGCCCACATAGCCGCCGCCCCGCTTGATGTACCGCTCGAAGGCGGACTGTTGGGTGGTGTCGAGGACGTCACCGGTCGTCGAGAGGAACACGACGGCGTCGTACCGCGCCAGGTTGCGTGCGGTGAAGGCGCCTGCGTCCTCCGTGGCGTCGACCGCGAAGCCGCCCGTGGCCCCGATCTCCCGTACGGCCGCGATCCCCTCGGGGATCGAGTCGTGCCGGAAGCCCGCGGTCTTCGAGAAGACCAGGACCCGACTCCTGTCGGCACCGTCCGCGCCCTTCGACGCCGCCGGTCCCGACACACAGCCGAGCAACAGGCCGGCAGCGGCACCCACGGTCAGCATGCGTATCGATGTGCGCATGACCGTCGCCCCCCGTCAGCTCGTCGTGAAGGTGAAGTCGTCCACGTCGTAGAGCGCTCCGGTGCCGCTTCCCTTGAAGACGAGGTAGAGCGTGGTGGTGCCGCGCGGGGCGTGCGCGAGATCGGCGCTCACGTCCTGGAAGGTGTCCCAGCCGCCCGTCACCGGTACGGTCGCCCGGCCCAGCGTGCGGCCGGTCGGGGAGCCCGCGCGGATCTCGAGGGTGCCGCCCGCGCCGGCGGAGGACACGCGTGCCGTGACCTTCTTGGCGTCGCTCAGGGAGTAGGGCGTGAAGGAGATCCAGTCGCCGTTGTCGATGTCGCCGACGGTCTTGCCGCCGTGTGCGGTGGTCTTCGACTGGACGGTGATGCCGGAGGCCTTGCCGTAGTGCTCGGCCTGGCGGTGCTTGGGCTGGAGCACGTTCTGGTCGTGGGTGGTCAGCGGGGCCTGGCCGCCGCCTCCGCCGTCGGTGTACTCGGCGTCGAGGACTCCGAAGATGTTGGCGTCCTGGTCGTGGCCGCCGTCGGCACTGGTCTGGAGGGTGCCGGAGCAGCCGTTCGCCGAGGTGAGCGGGTGGCCGTGACTGTCGTGGCCGAGGATGAAGGTGACCTTCACCTTGGCGCAGTCGATCGCTCGGCCGTCCTCGGGGTCGGTGACCTTCACCTTGAACGGCACGGGGTCGCCGAAGCTGAACAGCTGGCCGTCACTCGGTTGTTCGATCACGACCTTGGGTGCGGTGTTGCCGACCACGATCTGCACGCTCGCGCTGCCGGTGCGGCCGGTCGCGTCCTTGGCAGTCACCGTCGCCGTGTAGGTGCCGTTCGTCTTGTACGTGTGGGACGGGTTCGCCGCCGTCGACGAGCCGCCGTCGCCGAAGTCCCAGCTGTAGGTGAGGGCGTCGCCGTCCGCGTCGGACGAACCGGCCGAGGAGAACTGGACCTTGAGCGATGCCTGCCCCGAGGTGCGGTCGGCCGCGGCCTGGGCGACGGGCGAGTGGCCGTCGGTGGCGTTCTCGATGCGGTAGAGACCCGAATTCTCGTCGCCGCCGAACCAGGCGGTGCCGTAGTCGAGGACGTACAGGGCGCCGTCCGGTCCGAACGCCATGTCCATCACCTGCGTGCCGGTCCATGGCACGGAGTTGATGGACTGCACCGTACCCGCGGAGTCGCTCGCGATGCGCTTGATCCAGCGGCGGCCGAACTCTCCGGCAAAGAAGTTCCCGTCGTACGCCTGCGGGAACTTCACGGGCGAGTCGAGCGAGGCGTCGTAGTGGTAGACCGGGCCGCCCATCGGGGACTCCGAGCCGCTGCCGAACTCCGGGACGGAAGCGCCGTCGTAGGGGATCCAGGCGGGCTGAGCCGGGGGCAGGTCCGTCAGTCCCGTGTTGTGCGGGGAGGTGTTCTTCGGGGCGTTGCAGTCGAAGGCGGCGCCGGAGGTCTTCGTCGCGAAGTCGTAGTCCACGTAGGCGTCGTTCTTGCCCGTGCAGTACGGCCAGCCGAAGTTGCCTGGGCCGGTGACGCGGGCGAACTCGACCTGGCCGCCGGGGCCGCGCGCCGGATCGGCCGCGCCCGCGTCGGGGCCGTAGTCACCGACGTAGACGATGCCCGTCGCCTTGTCGACGCTGAAGCGGAACGGGTTGCGGAAGCCCATCGCGTAGATCTCGGGGCGCGTCTTGTCCGTGCCGGGCGGGAAGAGGTTGCCGTCGGGGATGGAGTACGAGCCGTCGGCGTTGACCTTGATGCGCAGGATCTTGCCGCGCAGGTCGTTGGTGTTGCCGGCCGAGCGCTGGGCGTCGAAGACCGGGTTGCGGTCGGGGCGCTCGTCGATGGGCGTGAAGCCGTCGGACTGGAAGGGGTTGGAGTCGTCCCCGGTCGACAGGTACAGGTTGCCCGCCGCGTCGAAGTCGATGTCGCCGCCGACGTGGCAGCAGATGCCGCGGGTGGCCTGGACGTCGAGGATCTTCTTCTCGCTGGCGGTGTCGAGGGTGCCGTCCGTCTTGAGGACGAAGCGGGAGAGACGGTTGACGCCGTCGAAGGGTGCGAAGTCGGCCGCCGTGCCCGTCTCGGGGGCGTCGCCCGCCGGGGTGTTCAGGGGCGGCGCGTAGTAGAGGTAGATGAAGCGGTTGTCGGCGAAGCCCGGGTCTATGCCGACGCCCTGCAGGCCTTCCTCGTCGTGCGTGTAGACGTCGAGCTTGCCCGCGAGCCTGGTGTTTCCGGCCGCGTCGGTGAGGCGGAGTTCGCCGTCGCGCGAGGTGTGCAGGACCGAGCGGTCGGGGAGCACGGCGAGCGACATGGGCTCGCCGACCTCGGGCTCGCCCTTGGCGAGGGTGACCTGCTGGAAGTCCTCGGCCGCTGCCGTGTTCCCCGGGTCGGCGACGGCTGCGCCGGCCGGAGGTGCGGTGAGGGTGAGCGAGGCGGCCGCGAGCAGCGCGCCGCTCAGCAGGGCGAGCGCTCGGCGGAATGCGGGGCGTCGTCTGTGGGTCTCGGTTCTGTCGGTGCGGGTGGCGCGGTCTTTCCCGTGCACGAATGCCTCCAGAAAGGGGCTGGTTGTACGAGCGGGTGCTTGCGCCGGGGTGCGCCGTCACCCCGGAGACACAGGAGAAGTCAGTCGTTGCCGCCGAACGCCGCGTCGAAGGATGCGGACGGCGGCTCGAAGTCGTACGCCTTGAGACGGGCCAGGGCCTCGGGTGCGCCCTGGAGCCGGTCCATGCCGGCGTCCTCCCACTCGACCGAGATGGGGCCCGTGTAGTCGATGGAGCGGAGCATGCGGAAGACGTCCTCCCAGGGGACGTCGCCGTGCCCGGCCGACACGAAGTCCCACCCGCGCCGGGGATCGCCCCAGGGCAGGTGCGAGCCGAGACGGCCATTGCGGCCGTCGAGCCGCTTGCGGGCTTCCTTGCAGTCGACGTGGTAGATGCGGTCGCGGAAGTCGTAGAGGAAGCCGACCGGGTCCAGGTCCTGCCAGACGAAGTGCGAGGGGTCGAAGTTCAGTCCGAACGCCGGTCGGTGGTCGACTGCCTTGAGTGCGAGCTGTGTTGTCCAGTAGTCGTAGGCGATCTCGCTCGGGTGTACCTCGTGCGCGAACCGCACGCCCTGCGCGTCGAAGACGTCCAGGATGGGGTTCCAGCGCATCGCGAAGTCCTCGTAGCCGCGCGCGATCATCGACTCGGGGGCGGGCGGGAACATCGCGACCAGGTGCCAGATCGCCGAGCCGGTGAAGCCGACGACGGTGTCGACGCCGAAGGCCGCCGCGGCGCGCGCGGTGTCGGCGATCTCGGCGGCGGCCCGCTGCCGTACGCCCTCGGGTTCGCCGTCACCCCAGATCCGGGCGGGCAGGATCGCCTGGTGCCGCTCGTCGATGATGGCGTCGCAGACGGCCTGGCCGACCAGGTGGTTGGAGATCGCCCAGCACTTGAGGCCGTACTTGTCGAAAAGCGCGTGCCGGGAGTCGATGTACGAGGGGTCCGCGAGCGCCTTGTCGACCTCGAAGTGGTCTCCCCAGCAGGCGAGTTCGAGGCCGTCGTAGCCGAAGTCCCGGGCGAGACGGCAGACCTCTTCGAGGGGCAGGTCAGCCCACTGGCCGGTGAAGAGTGTGAAGGTGCGCGGCATGTCCGGGGCCTCCTCAGACCGCGATGGGTGTGTAGACGGAGTTCTTCTCGGCGCTCTCCTCCACCGCCGCGAGGACGCGCTGTACGCGCAGCCCGTCGGCGAAGGACGGTTCCGGGCGGCTGCCCGCGGCGATGGCCCGCACCAGGTCGCGGGCCTGGTGGGTGAAGGTGTGCTCATAGCCCAGGCCGTGGCCCGGCGGCCACCAGGCGTCCAGGTAGGGGTGGTCGGGCTCGGTGACGAGGATCCGGCGGAAGCCCGCGTGCGTGCCGGGCTCGGTGTGGTCGTGGTACGAGAGTTCGTTGAGCCGTTCCAGGTCGAAGGCGAGCGAGCCGCGCTCGCCGTTGAGTTCGATGCGCAGGGAGTTCTTGCGCCCGGTCGCGAAGCGGGACGCCTCGAAGGAGGCGAGGGCGCCGGAGGCGAAGCGGCCGGTGAACAGCGCGGCATCGTCGACGGTGACCGTGCCGACGCCCCCCGCCCGCGGGCTCGCCCCCGATACGGCGGACAGTCCGCTCGACACTCCGCCGGGCAGCGGGCGCTCCCTTACGAACGTCTCGGTGAGCGCGGAGACCCCGACGACCGGCTCGCCCGCCAGGTACTGGGCGAGGTCGACGATGTGGGCCCCGAGGTCGCCGAGCGCGCCCGATCCCGCGAGCTCCTTGCGCAGTCGCCAGGTGAGCGGGAAGTCCGGGTCCACCAGCCAGTCCTGAAGGTACGTCACCCGCACGTGTCGCAGGGCTCCGAGCCGCCCCTCGGCGACCATCTTCCGGGCGAGTGAAGTCGCGGGCG is a window of Streptomyces mirabilis DNA encoding:
- a CDS encoding ThuA domain-containing protein, encoding MRTSIRMLTVGAAAGLLLGCVSGPAASKGADGADRSRVLVFSKTAGFRHDSIPEGIAAVREIGATGGFAVDATEDAGAFTARNLARYDAVVFLSTTGDVLDTTQQSAFERYIKRGGGYVGIHAAADTEYDWAFYGGLAGAYFQSHPAIQPATVTVEDRSHPATSGLPRSWERTDEWYNYRSDPRDRAHVLASLDESSYTGGTMSGDHPIAWCQEYRGGRAFYTGGGHTKESYAEPAFRQHLLGGIRYAIGAAQADCRPENGYRPLFDGTTESLTAWKQAGPGSFSLSDDGTLTSHGGLGMLWYAGSEFGSYSLKLDWRVAGDDNSGVFVGFPESDDPWSAVDKGYEIQIDATDAPDRTTGAVYSFQSADLKKRDRALNPPGEWNTYEIRVEGERLRVWLNGVKINDFTNTDPVRSLRDGHIGLQNHGADDQVSFRDVRIKELPTKGD
- a CDS encoding sugar phosphate isomerase/epimerase family protein yields the protein MPRTFTLFTGQWADLPLEEVCRLARDFGYDGLELACWGDHFEVDKALADPSYIDSRHALFDKYGLKCWAISNHLVGQAVCDAIIDERHQAILPARIWGDGEPEGVRQRAAAEIADTARAAAAFGVDTVVGFTGSAIWHLVAMFPPAPESMIARGYEDFAMRWNPILDVFDAQGVRFAHEVHPSEIAYDYWTTQLALKAVDHRPAFGLNFDPSHFVWQDLDPVGFLYDFRDRIYHVDCKEARKRLDGRNGRLGSHLPWGDPRRGWDFVSAGHGDVPWEDVFRMLRSIDYTGPISVEWEDAGMDRLQGAPEALARLKAYDFEPPSASFDAAFGGND
- a CDS encoding inositol-3-phosphate synthase, which gives rise to MPASLSEPRVGVWLIGARGSVATTVIAGCAALTAGLHPPTGMVTETSLFAECGLPTLSSLVFGGHDTVNCPLPKRAEALAAGGVLPSGLPSAIAAELEAADAEIRPGGPAPGDTRDDSELVDAFAADLRDFVRRRDLTRAVVLNVASTEPAPVGSALPPSSLYAAAALAAGCPYVNFTPSTGLHHPALASTARAGGLPYAGRDGKTGQTLLRSVLGPMFAQRALAVRAWSGTNLLGGGDGAALADPAAAAAKNVGKERVLADTLGGSPQGEVHIDDVPALGDWKTAWDHIAFDGFLGTRMILQTTWQGCDSALAAPLVLDLARLVSRAHEAGLSGPLSELGFYFKDPVGDGPAALGEQYAALAGLAQRLRALPGETR
- a CDS encoding Gfo/Idh/MocA family protein; amino-acid sequence: MGQPHQGEAAGVEAGFVAGPGAEAGLASGPGAKAAGANAGRPTLGVGMVGYAFMGAAHSQGWRTVGRVFDLPRSPVLAAVCGRDASAVRAMADRHGWAASETDWRTLIARDDVDLVDICTPGDSHAEIALAALAAGKHVLCEKPLANTVEEAEAMTEAAEAAFARGQVSMVGFNYRRAPATSLARKMVAEGRLGALRHVRVTYLQDWLVDPDFPLTWRLRKELAGSGALGDLGAHIVDLAQYLAGEPVVGVSALTETFVRERPLPGGVSSGLSAVSGASPRAGGVGTVTVDDAALFTGRFASGALASFEASRFATGRKNSLRIELNGERGSLAFDLERLNELSYHDHTEPGTHAGFRRILVTEPDHPYLDAWWPPGHGLGYEHTFTHQARDLVRAIAAGSRPEPSFADGLRVQRVLAAVEESAEKNSVYTPIAV
- a CDS encoding PQQ-dependent sugar dehydrogenase, which produces MHGKDRATRTDRTETHRRRPAFRRALALLSGALLAAASLTLTAPPAGAAVADPGNTAAAEDFQQVTLAKGEPEVGEPMSLAVLPDRSVLHTSRDGELRLTDAAGNTRLAGKLDVYTHDEEGLQGVGIDPGFADNRFIYLYYAPPLNTPAGDAPETGTAADFAPFDGVNRLSRFVLKTDGTLDTASEKKILDVQATRGICCHVGGDIDFDAAGNLYLSTGDDSNPFQSDGFTPIDERPDRNPVFDAQRSAGNTNDLRGKILRIKVNADGSYSIPDGNLFPPGTDKTRPEIYAMGFRNPFRFSVDKATGIVYVGDYGPDAGAADPARGPGGQVEFARVTGPGNFGWPYCTGKNDAYVDYDFATKTSGAAFDCNAPKNTSPHNTGLTDLPPAQPAWIPYDGASVPEFGSGSESPMGGPVYHYDASLDSPVKFPQAYDGNFFAGEFGRRWIKRIASDSAGTVQSINSVPWTGTQVMDMAFGPDGALYVLDYGTAWFGGDENSGLYRIENATDGHSPVAQAAADRTSGQASLKVQFSSAGSSDADGDALTYSWDFGDGGSSTAANPSHTYKTNGTYTATVTAKDATGRTGSASVQIVVGNTAPKVVIEQPSDGQLFSFGDPVPFKVKVTDPEDGRAIDCAKVKVTFILGHDSHGHPLTSANGCSGTLQTSADGGHDQDANIFGVLDAEYTDGGGGGQAPLTTHDQNVLQPKHRQAEHYGKASGITVQSKTTAHGGKTVGDIDNGDWISFTPYSLSDAKKVTARVSSAGAGGTLEIRAGSPTGRTLGRATVPVTGGWDTFQDVSADLAHAPRGTTTLYLVFKGSGTGALYDVDDFTFTTS